From one Planktothrix agardhii NIES-204 genomic stretch:
- a CDS encoding hypothetical protein (conserved hypothetical protein), protein MSVTFPIQAIKLTPGSQITISNLSWQDFEEILIDLGEKRNSRVTYDRGTLEIMSPLALHERPHRIIADILKTILDIQGRDWEDFGSTTLKRPPIGGIEPDTCFYIENAQRVQGCTNLDLKQYPPPDLAIEADVTSKTTLDVYEAIGVPEVWIYRNQQLKIYLLSDQGYTETFDSPTFPELSLTELIPQLVQKAIDAGTSKMLRELRTETVISHHV, encoded by the coding sequence ATGAGTGTAACTTTTCCTATTCAAGCGATTAAACTCACTCCGGGCAGCCAGATTACTATTTCTAACCTGTCTTGGCAAGATTTCGAGGAGATTTTGATTGACTTAGGAGAAAAACGCAACAGTCGCGTTACCTACGACCGAGGAACCCTAGAAATTATGTCCCCTTTGGCACTGCATGAACGTCCCCATCGGATTATCGCCGATATCCTTAAAACGATTTTAGATATTCAAGGGCGCGACTGGGAGGATTTTGGTTCAACGACCCTCAAACGTCCACCGATTGGCGGAATAGAACCCGATACTTGCTTTTATATCGAAAATGCCCAACGGGTGCAAGGTTGTACCAACTTAGATTTAAAACAGTATCCACCCCCAGACTTAGCAATAGAAGCGGATGTTACCTCTAAAACGACTTTAGATGTCTACGAAGCCATCGGAGTTCCTGAAGTTTGGATTTATCGAAATCAACAGTTAAAAATTTACTTACTTTCTGATCAAGGTTACACTGAAACTTTTGATAGTCCTACCTTTCCTGAGTTATCCCTAACGGAACTTATTCCACAATTGGTGCAAAAAGCGATTGATGCTGGAACTAGCAAAATGTTACGAGAATTAAGAACCGAAACAGTCATCAGTCATCATGTATAA
- a CDS encoding two-component response regulator, which produces MPESKLKLMVVDDEPDNLDLLYRTFRREFQVFRADSPSGAMNILDTEGEMAVIISDQSMPEMTGIEFFTQVTQLFPDTIRILLTGYSEDALDLDSGNMASTNIFKCITKPWDPEAFKAIIQKAVETYKAAKQNTD; this is translated from the coding sequence ATGCCTGAAAGCAAACTGAAACTCATGGTGGTTGATGATGAGCCAGATAATCTCGATCTGCTCTATCGGACATTCCGGCGGGAATTTCAGGTATTTAGAGCCGATAGTCCTTCGGGGGCGATGAATATTCTCGACACCGAAGGGGAAATGGCGGTAATCATTTCTGACCAAAGTATGCCCGAAATGACTGGGATTGAGTTTTTCACCCAAGTTACCCAGCTTTTCCCTGATACCATTAGAATTCTGCTCACGGGTTATTCTGAAGATGCTTTGGATTTAGATTCTGGAAACATGGCATCAACTAATATCTTTAAGTGTATTACCAAACCCTGGGATCCTGAAGCTTTTAAAGCTATTATTCAAAAGGCGGTAGAAACCTATAAAGCAGCAAAGCAGAACACGGATTAA
- a CDS encoding ABC transporter, ATP-binding protein has protein sequence MLRLEHISKIYSTGLVLKDVNWEVKPGDRVGLVGVNGAGKSTQLKIIAGEMEPTSGEIIRPASLKIAYLTQEFEVNPTHTVREEFWTVFKAANQIQESLTEVQHEMQTASPEELDQLIKKLDRLHRDFEAIGGYTLESQIEKILPEMGFESEDGDRLVSAFSGGWQMRMSLGKILLQEPDLLLLDEPTNHLDLETIEWLEVYLKGLTTPMVIVSHDREFLDRLCTQIVETEQGVSKTYLGNYSAYLQQKEEAELAQLSAYDRQQKELEKQQAFVERFRASATRSTQAKSREKQLDKIERIEAPSSSSGTLKFRFPASVRSGREVVNIQDLTHFYDNKVLFLGTDLLVERGDRIAFLGPNGCGKSTLLRLIMGLEEATEGKVGLGEHNVIPGYFEQNQAEALDLEKTVMDTIHDEVPEWKNEEVRTLLGRFLFSGDTVLKQVNALSGGEKARLALAKLLLQPVNCLILDEPTNHLDIPAKEMLEEAIQHYDGTVLIVSHDRYFISKVANKIVEIRDGEFRVYLGDYHYYLDKLAEEKEQAQLAKLEAEKAAKKAAKDAKKKANAKQK, from the coding sequence ATGTTACGACTTGAACATATTAGTAAAATTTATTCTACAGGTTTAGTTCTGAAAGATGTGAATTGGGAAGTTAAGCCGGGCGATCGCGTTGGTTTAGTCGGGGTAAATGGGGCGGGAAAATCAACGCAATTAAAAATTATTGCGGGAGAAATGGAGCCGACTTCGGGGGAAATTATTCGTCCAGCAAGTTTGAAAATTGCCTATTTAACCCAAGAATTTGAAGTCAACCCCACCCATACGGTGCGGGAAGAATTTTGGACGGTATTTAAAGCCGCTAATCAAATTCAAGAATCCTTGACCGAGGTACAACATGAAATGCAAACCGCCAGTCCAGAGGAGTTAGATCAATTAATTAAAAAATTAGATCGTTTACATCGAGATTTTGAAGCGATTGGCGGGTATACTTTAGAGTCTCAAATTGAGAAAATATTACCGGAAATGGGGTTTGAGTCGGAAGATGGCGATCGCTTAGTTAGTGCTTTTAGTGGCGGTTGGCAAATGCGTATGAGTTTAGGAAAGATTTTACTCCAAGAACCGGATTTATTATTATTAGATGAACCGACTAACCATTTAGATTTAGAAACCATTGAGTGGTTAGAAGTTTATCTTAAAGGGTTAACAACTCCGATGGTAATTGTTTCCCATGACCGAGAATTTTTAGATCGTCTTTGTACCCAAATTGTGGAAACAGAACAGGGGGTTTCTAAAACCTATTTAGGGAATTATTCGGCTTATTTACAACAAAAAGAAGAAGCGGAATTAGCTCAATTAAGTGCCTATGACCGCCAGCAAAAAGAGTTAGAAAAACAACAGGCTTTTGTAGAACGATTCCGGGCTAGTGCCACCCGCAGTACCCAGGCCAAAAGTCGGGAAAAACAACTGGATAAAATAGAACGAATTGAAGCCCCCAGTTCTTCTTCTGGGACCCTAAAATTTCGATTTCCGGCTTCGGTAAGAAGTGGTCGAGAAGTTGTCAATATTCAAGATTTAACCCATTTTTATGATAACAAAGTTTTGTTTTTAGGGACAGATTTATTAGTAGAAAGGGGCGATCGCATTGCCTTTTTAGGGCCGAATGGTTGCGGAAAATCTACCCTACTGCGTTTAATTATGGGTTTAGAAGAAGCAACGGAGGGCAAGGTTGGTTTAGGAGAACATAACGTTATTCCAGGATATTTTGAACAAAATCAAGCCGAGGCATTAGATTTAGAAAAAACCGTTATGGATACTATCCATGATGAAGTTCCTGAATGGAAAAATGAAGAAGTTCGGACTTTATTGGGACGGTTTTTATTTAGTGGAGATACGGTTTTAAAACAGGTTAATGCGTTAAGTGGAGGGGAAAAAGCTCGTTTAGCCTTAGCAAAATTATTACTCCAACCTGTGAATTGCTTAATTTTAGATGAACCTACAAACCATTTAGATATTCCCGCCAAAGAAATGTTAGAGGAAGCAATTCAACATTACGATGGAACGGTTTTAATTGTTTCCCATGATCGGTATTTTATTTCTAAAGTTGCCAATAAAATTGTCGAAATTCGTGACGGAGAGTTTCGGGTTTATTTAGGGGATTATCATTATTATCTGGATAAACTAGCGGAGGAGAAGGAACAAGCACAGTTAGCAAAATTAGAAGCGGAGAAAGCAGCTAAAAAAGCAGCTAAAGATGCTAAGAAAAAAGCCAATGCTAAACAAAAATAA
- a CDS encoding D-isomer specific 2-hydroxyacid dehydrogenase, protein MKVAVFSTKSYDRRFLELENTISKANHELVFFDARLQPQTASLAAGFPAVCVFVNDDLGTETLETLASQGTKLIALRCTGFNNVNLKTAAELGIKVVRVTEYSPYAVAEHAVGLILMLNRKLYRAYNRVRDDNFALDGLLGFDLHNRTVGVVGTGKIGQIFAQIMAGFGCHLLGYDVYPNPNFEKLENAEYVSLEELWKRSDVISLHCPLFPETNHLINQETIAKMKSGVMLINTSRGKLVDTKAVIEGIKSEKIGYIGIDVYEEEDKLFFEDLSTTIIQDDTFQLLQSFPNVVITAHQGFFTENALDDIARTTIANFSDFEQGNPLTNQVTAS, encoded by the coding sequence ATGAAAGTTGCTGTTTTTAGTACCAAGTCCTACGATCGCAGATTTCTTGAGCTAGAGAATACCATCTCTAAAGCGAATCATGAGTTAGTTTTCTTTGATGCTCGTTTGCAACCCCAAACCGCATCACTAGCGGCTGGATTTCCTGCGGTCTGTGTTTTTGTGAATGATGATTTAGGAACAGAAACCCTGGAAACTTTAGCATCTCAAGGGACAAAGTTAATTGCCCTTCGTTGTACAGGATTTAATAATGTTAATCTCAAAACTGCGGCTGAGTTAGGGATTAAAGTGGTACGAGTCACGGAGTATTCCCCCTATGCTGTTGCTGAACACGCCGTGGGATTAATTCTGATGCTCAATCGCAAATTATATCGGGCCTATAATCGGGTTCGGGATGATAATTTTGCATTAGATGGATTGTTAGGGTTTGACCTCCATAATCGCACCGTCGGGGTGGTGGGTACGGGAAAAATTGGGCAGATTTTTGCCCAAATCATGGCGGGATTTGGCTGTCATCTTTTGGGATATGATGTTTATCCTAATCCCAATTTTGAGAAACTAGAAAATGCTGAATATGTTTCTTTAGAAGAACTCTGGAAACGTTCAGATGTTATTTCTCTCCACTGTCCTTTGTTTCCTGAAACTAACCATCTGATTAATCAGGAAACTATTGCCAAAATGAAATCAGGGGTGATGTTAATTAATACCAGTCGGGGAAAATTGGTGGATACAAAAGCAGTGATTGAAGGGATTAAATCAGAGAAAATTGGTTATATTGGGATTGATGTTTATGAAGAAGAAGACAAACTTTTCTTTGAGGATCTTTCCACTACGATTATTCAAGATGATACTTTTCAATTACTGCAATCTTTTCCTAACGTTGTGATTACTGCCCATCAAGGCTTTTTCACGGAAAATGCTTTAGATGATATTGCCCGGACAACGATTGCTAATTTTTCTGATTTTGAGCAGGGAAATCCTTTGACGAATCAGGTCACTGCGTCTTAA
- the dprA gene encoding DNA processing protein: MEERTYWLAWSQINGVGSISIQRLKQHFQRLEIAWQATTNELRSVEGFGQQTAEKIVQQRSQINPQEFLEQHTAKNPYFWTPADAEYPRLLLEIPTFPPVLYYRGKVETNENQGITPTLAIVGTRTPTEYGCRWTRQISMTLTRRGFTIVSGMAAGIDTQAHRSCLEVGGRTIAALGTGVDIAYPKENRQLCEAVINQGLLVSEYPSGTKPNPRHFPQRNRIIAGLSRAVFVMEAPQKSGALITAHVANEFCRDVYVLPGRLDDQNSQGCLKLINGGASLIPVNLDELLEQLGAMPPLDEPQQLSLFEIPVQPPKFIPDLDPELSKVLQALSSEPMAFDQIIVHLNLDAGNVSAALLQLELLELVEQLPGMRYRKIN, from the coding sequence GTGGAAGAACGAACATACTGGTTAGCATGGTCACAAATTAATGGGGTAGGTTCCATCTCAATTCAGCGTCTAAAACAGCATTTTCAACGATTAGAAATTGCTTGGCAAGCAACGACAAATGAGTTAAGGTCAGTTGAAGGTTTTGGCCAGCAAACGGCTGAGAAAATTGTCCAACAGCGATCGCAAATTAACCCCCAAGAATTCTTAGAACAACATACTGCTAAAAACCCCTATTTTTGGACTCCTGCCGATGCTGAATATCCCCGATTATTATTAGAAATTCCCACCTTTCCTCCGGTTTTATATTATCGGGGAAAGGTTGAAACCAATGAAAATCAGGGGATTACTCCTACGCTTGCTATTGTTGGAACCCGCACTCCCACGGAATACGGTTGTCGCTGGACTCGTCAAATTAGTATGACCTTAACCCGTCGAGGATTTACGATTGTTTCGGGGATGGCGGCGGGAATTGATACCCAAGCTCACCGCAGTTGTTTGGAGGTCGGAGGACGAACTATTGCAGCGTTAGGAACTGGGGTAGATATTGCCTATCCTAAAGAAAATCGTCAACTTTGTGAAGCGGTGATTAATCAAGGATTATTAGTTAGTGAATATCCATCGGGAACTAAACCCAATCCCCGTCATTTTCCCCAACGAAATCGGATTATTGCCGGGTTAAGTCGGGCAGTTTTTGTGATGGAAGCTCCCCAAAAATCCGGGGCATTAATTACGGCTCATGTTGCCAATGAATTTTGTCGAGATGTTTATGTTTTACCCGGTCGTTTGGATGATCAAAATTCTCAGGGGTGTTTGAAATTAATTAATGGTGGGGCGAGTCTAATTCCGGTTAATTTAGACGAATTACTCGAACAATTAGGGGCAATGCCACCTTTAGATGAACCTCAACAATTATCTTTATTTGAAATTCCGGTTCAACCCCCAAAATTTATACCTGATTTAGACCCAGAATTATCTAAAGTATTACAAGCACTTTCATCGGAACCTATGGCTTTTGATCAAATTATTGTTCATCTAAATTTAGACGCTGGCAACGTATCAGCAGCATTATTACAATTAGAATTATTAGAATTAGTGGAACAATTACCGGGAATGCGATATCGAAAGATTAATTAA
- a CDS encoding putative transposase, which yields MIVMEYKVKGKPNQYKAIDEAIRTTQLIRNKAIRYWMDNSR from the coding sequence ATGATAGTTATGGAATACAAAGTTAAAGGCAAACCCAATCAATATAAAGCGATTGATGAAGCAATTCGCACCACCCAACTCATTCGCAATAAAGCAATTAGATATTGGATGGATAATTCAAGATAA